In Apostichopus japonicus isolate 1M-3 chromosome 3, ASM3797524v1, whole genome shotgun sequence, a single genomic region encodes these proteins:
- the LOC139960744 gene encoding mediator of RNA polymerase II transcription subunit 10-like, with translation MSSDRFEPLVESLERFVENTRQLGIIVSDFPQQGQLTLNQKLHSLVAGLQELEKCKSCLQDAQVPLELISQYVDQGRNPQLYTKDCMERAVIKNEHVKGKIEAFKKFKSALINELSNVFPEETQKYKALKSRESNT, from the exons ATGTCGTCAGACAGATTTGAGCCATTGGTTGAGAGCCTGGAGAGATTTGTGGAGAATACACGTCAGCTTGGTATTATCGTCAGTGACTTTCCGCAACAAGGACAACTGACATTGAATCAAAAACT ACATTCCCTCGTGGCCGGGCTTCAGGAACTGGAGAAATGTAAGAGTTGCTTGCAGGATGCACAAGTGCCCCTTGAATTAATATCTCA ATATGTTGATCAGGGCCGTAATCCTCAGCTGTACACAAAGGACTGCATGGAGAGAGCCGTGATCAAGAACGAACATGTCAAGGGCAAGATTGAAGCATTTAAG AAATTCAAATCCGCTCTGATTAACGAATTAAGCAATGTCTTCCCTGAAGAGACACAGAAGTACAAAGCATTAAAGTCCAGGGAGAGCAACACATGA
- the LOC139958551 gene encoding uncharacterized protein has protein sequence MVKISHEMTNVVEEGGFLTPPTSPVEDRSFPEFAASTGQTDSSQNIDEVIRTPQSSPSSSSEAERESENSGQLSRGRSVQSRDARRRRRISNRVRHFLSLSPAETADLTAVTGLPSPVVRMLFAESRLRQIQRRLARQSSVVTGSVMTSNLRSRKNNNKSARTK, from the exons ATGGTTAAAATTTCTCACGAAATGACCAACGTTGTTGAAGAGGGGGGCTTTCTGACCCCACCAACGTCACCTGTTGAAGATAGATCCTTTCCAGAATTTGCTGCTTCTACGGGACAAACTG attctAGTCAAAATATCGATGAAGTTATCCGTACGCCACAATCGTCGCCCTCGAGTAGTTCTGAAGCAGAACGTGAAAGCGAGAACTCTGGACAACTAAGTCGGGGAAGATCTGTACAAAGTAGAGATGCTAGACGACGTCGTAGGATAAGCAATCGTGTACGTCATTTCCTGTCTCTGAGTCCTGCTGAAACAGCTGACTTAACCGCGGTTACCGGTTTACCATCGCCAGTTGTCCGT ATGTTGTTTGCCGAGAGCAGATTAAGGCAGATCCAGCGAAGGCTTGCCCGCCAGTCTTCCGTAGTCACCGGGTCCGTGATGACGTCGAACCTTCGTAGTCGTAAGAATAACAACAAATCTGCCAGGACGAAGTGA